The genomic DNA ACGATTCATAGTGTCCGTCTTATGTGTTATTAAATATTAGCACCAAGTCCATGAAGAGTTTCCATCCATGGACTCTGATAGTTTGATCCCCGTTGTTCTGGTAAACCCCCAGAAGAGATTTCTTATTGTCTGTCGTCCAAGCTGCGGTCCATGTGGTCACCACCGCTGCTGCATTGTttctgcaaagacaaaaaaactctTAAATTCTGAGGTCAGTCAAAATCGAATACGTAATGTTTTTCAAAGAAGTGGTGGTTAAAATCAGAATGTTTCCGTGGCGTTTTATTGCAGAGGCGAGATGAAATCAATTCAAGACGATACAAGTCGATACTAAACATGACGACCCAGTAAAGCGTGAAGCGCCATGCTGGAtgtgctgtctcaccctaaatCATACATCAATGTGGTTTGATTTTgcagaatcatatcaaagtttaaaactcaATAATAAGGGATCCTTCCTTCctcaaaacaagaaaaggacATAAATATAATCAGCAGGTAGAGAGCATCAGAACAGCATTGACCACATCCTGTTCCTGTGTCCTGCACAGATCCTGGTCCAGAGTAACGGTCTGTCTGAGCGGATCAGAGTCCTGGAGGGGGAGGTGGACGAGGTCATCTGTCCTGAGAAGGTGGACCTCATCATCTCTGAGCCGATGGGACACATGCTGCTGGGGGACAGACTCTTAGACGGCTTCATACGGGCCAGAAAGTGGCTGAAACCAAACGGTACGAGAAACACGTCGGAAACTTTAGAAGTCGACAAAGAAGCGATGACGAATGTGTGAATTTAACCCCTTCAGGTCTGATGTTTCCCTCCTGTGCTGATATTCATCTGGCTCCCTTCACCGACGAGCAGCTCTACTTTGAACACCACGCACGAGCTGCTTTctggtctcacacacacacacacacacacacacacgtgtttaCACAGGCATACATCCATGCatgaggacacaaacacactgcctccctttctctctctctctctctctctcgctcgctcgttCCCAGCCCGACCTCAGTCAGGCGTGTTTCCTGTCGGGTGTAAAACGCTCGGGTTCAGTCCAGTCCTGACTCAGACCCACTATGAAATGGACTGATATGATCTGTTACAGGGCGATAAGTTAACGGAGGAGCAACGCTGCAGATACAGAGGATGGGACAATCAGCAGATTCGTGAGTCTGTGCATCATCGTCATagaatcttaaaataaaatgtgtaccGTGGTTTGCACAAATCTGTTGataataaagttattttcttctggcctttattggacaggacggctgaagagagacaggaaacgttgggagcagagggagagagatgacaagcagcaaagggccgaggtcaaacccacggctgctgcaccgaggactgtagcctccgtacatgaggcgcGCAACATAACCACGCAAACCTTGCAGAATATATTTGCATGCGGTAGTTTACCTGTAGTGTATCAAATCTTATTGTATCGCATGGTATCATATCGTATTGAATATATCGTGTGGCGTCCTATTGTATTGGAGTTTTTTCCTCCATGGAAACCAGGAagcgttcttcttcttcttcttcttccacatgcaaacaaaacatcctctgttgtgtagtttgtgtgtacactgagcacctgtgtgtgtccatgcgtgtgtgtgtgtgtgtgtgtgtgcctcttcCCGCTCCACCTCTATGTGCAGGTCAGGCTCAGTCAGCCTTGAGGAATGACGATAAACTGTAAACTGATGTAGTTCAGCAGAGGGACGAAGACGAGACGAGGAGCTGTACACTTTTTCAACCTGCTTCATGTCATCCTTCAACGTTCTGCACACATAAGAACCACACAACAGAAGTCAGACGATGTCGAGCTGACTGTGAGTAACCTCTGCCTTCATGTTTCTGTGCACAGGCAGCAGAGAAGTTTCTACGGGGTCAACCTGAGCGCTCTGCACAGCCCTGCAGTGGACGAGTTCTTCAGGCAGCCTATAGTGGTAcagatagaaacacaactttattgaaatgattcTGTGACAGAGAGGACATCCCAAAGACTGTTAATGTACTCAACATGTGCATCAATGCTGTACAGGGTCTGCTAAAACCCCTTCAActgagaacaggctgtttctgtgtgtgtacctttaaatatgtaaatgagcggtgtctgaccacgccccctctctggaaggacttgggtgtactctgtctttctcgctccatgtcctattgtttacagtgagaaggcagactcagagggcagaacaaacacctagctgtgggagtgtcacccacctgggggaggggctactgccctttatgatgtcatgaagggaaaatctccaaataaATCCACCCGttcagtttcatttcatttttaaatattctctaTTTCCGTCTCTTTCAGGACGCGTTTGATGTGCACGTCCTGATGGCCCGATCCGTCAAACACAGCATCAACTTCTCGGAGGTTGAAGAGGAAGATTTTCACAGGTTGGATACAAACAGACATCACATTATGTGTCCTTTAGCAGAAATGTGTGACTGCAGGAACACTTgatcaaactgtgtgtgtgtgtttcctgcagagtGGAGATTCCCTTCGTGTTCACTGCGCTGCAGTCGGGTCTCGTTCACGGGCTCGCCTTCTGGTTCGACGTGGCTTATCTGGGCTCCAAGTGAGGAATACACGACTCTGACTtcattttagtttgaaatgtaaTCTTTGAACGCAGCATTCATTTGACTCCATCCATGTATGTTCAGGTCCACAGTTTGGCTCTCCACGTCTCCCTCGGAGCCGCTCACCCGCTGGTCTCAGGTCAGATGTTTGCTGCAGACGCCGCTCTTCGTTAAGCTCGGACAAACTCTGTCAGGGTCGGCGCTGATGATCGCTAACAGCAGGTACGCGTTGCTCTGGAATCTCTGAGTCTTAGATTGCAGGTTTGATCTCGTTCATCGTGGTGAAACTCTCTTTGAAGCTCGTTTTTCAGTCATGTGAAAAATCATTTTCCTCTTCATGCTGCAGGCAGAGTTATGACATCACCATAACAGCGACGGTCGACCAATCAGGCTTCAGATCTGGAAACATCCTGGACCTCAAGAATCCTTACTTCAGGTGTTCTCTCTcctacatttaaagaaaacagcacaaggtgattttcatgtcttttttttttaaactctgcaaactgcaaacacattcattctttttaacgttaaagtttttttttcaaatcctaAAATGTAACTTTGCAGGATGCCATGCTGGTTCAACAGCTGAAAAACCTCCTTGGAAGGCGggttcttcctctcctcctggaTGAACGGAGGTAAAACTGCAGGAAGAGCAGCTTCCTGGAGGAgccacaagagggcagcagagggaagaaaacatcaactgtgaaacattttcatgtgaaagacaagtttaaaattttcagatTGTTTAAGggatgtttttctatttgtttacAAAATTTAAATGATACAATTTGTATCTCCCTTTACTGATCCAAACgcctttttttatcatataattaaaaaaataagaatgtttCTGTAATCCTGCAGAGTTGTGTCATTATTATCACCATTCATAAAGCTggtgttattttttattgttttattttatttattcattatattttattacgaacgagtcaaatgtgtattatattgaaattggctttttattttttattttttttatacagatttttattttttttcatttgtttattcattttcatctatttttttatcgttcgaaataaagaagaaataataataataacaataataataataataataataataatataaaaattaCCGGCGAATCCATCACTTCCGGTCCACACTCCGtaaccagcaggtggcggtaaaAGCACCTGAACGTTGTTCGTCGACCGCCAGAGAACAtccgaagaagaagaagaagcagaatcAGTGAAGCTGAaatttctgtgttttcataCGAAATAATTCTGATTTAATTCTAACTGaaacactgaataaataaaagtagagGCGGATTAAAGGGAGCTTTATTTTGTAGCGGAACAGGATGTTGGCGACGGGAGCGGTGAGTAAAGACGGCtgttaacttttaaaaacagctaacatgagctaacatgctaacaggaaGTTCctactgtttgttttcatttattcagataTTTATTCTAATTTAGCTTcatcagaaaaaacaaaaaataataattaatattcagaaacatacaaaaaacagaatcagggagagttttaaactttaaatagaTCTGAAAGGTTGaaataacttttatatttttaaagattttcactAAACTGAGGCTTTAAATCAGAGAATAAAGTTAATTTAGAaactttaagacattttaataaGAGTTTAATGTTCATGAGAATAAACATTTGATGGTTTAGTTCTGTAGTTAATCAGATATTTAagttttctcaaagtttatttatagagcagaTTTTACAATAAGTCTGCTCAggtttaaacaaataaagataaatatgaaCTCTTTTAAGTCTTTTAGAAATCAACgtcaactttattgtctttACATTATAAagcacaataaataaattatatatgtCAGTATGCAATGTTCTGTCTCTGCAGAATCGTCCACATCACGATGCATCGCAGTGAGCATCTCTAACACGCTCACTGTGTCAAACTCACACTTGTCACAAACATAGCTGCCAAATTAATCGGTCTCCCCACACCCACACTGTCAGAGCTCAACCTCAAGGCCATCTCACGCAGCACTGCacaacacacacccactcaacTGCCACTTCACCACTAGGCCCTCCGGACGCAGGTACAGGTCCCTGTTGTGCAGGAGGGCTCGATATGGCAAAAGCCTGCAGCCATAGCAGCCCTCAACAAaaggccaaaataaaaacaccccaGTCCCCACTCTGTCTATATATCTGCCTGCGTGctatcttgttgtgtttgtccatcTGTGATTATCTGTTGGCGTGCTGTCCATAACTGTACTGTGAagtggggacaataaagtaaagtCTAAAGTCTTATTCACTTTAACCCCCCTACTGAAAAGTCCTGTCCCTCACATGGAAAACTTCACAACACTGATtctgcaggtgagagagagaatataaACAAACCTTCACCAGGTGTGTTTCTCTCAAACTAGACTCTGTGAAGGTCCTCAGAAggatttgtaatttgtaatttatttcaaggatagccccttgagatggcTTGTCTgacttacaaaacataaatgaatcatcataatacaaaatcaaaataaaaggtaaatccaaaacgtaataccaaacatttaaacacagagacacacacacactcacaaacacacacacttaatgctCCTCCAAGCCCAGCCACCGACCAACCAGCTATtattacacaatcagaaaaaatctgaagagagagaaagaaagaaagaaaggaaaatctCTGCAATAACATACATGTAAAGGTAGAGGTAAAGCTGTGTACACACATATGCACCATATAAAtgcatgtacatatatatatgcatacacactatacagtacatacacacatagtgTACGCAACATTAAGGCATAATGTACAGAACAGTACATACATGTAGATATGAGGTAAACCATGTTTTCATAACAAATAACCATGATGTTTCGTCCAACACGTTGTAGTTCAGTCTGTCTGCTCAGCTGCTCAGTGCTGAGAGGTCTGtaaacacagaggcagagccccctctgctggacaaaccaCGCCATGACACGATTTCTCAATCACGCTGAATTATTGTTTCCTCTGCAGGCTGTGACCTCAGCTCTGGCTCAGGTGGACAGAGAGAAGATCTACCAGTGGATCAACGAGCTGTCCAGCCCAGAGACGAGAGAGAACGCCCTCCTGGAGCTCAGCAAGAAGAGGGAGTCCGTGCCCGACCTCGCCCCCATGCTGTGGCACTCGTGTGGAACCATCGCCGGCCTGCTGCAGGTTAGAAGAATCCATACTGTGACACTCTTTAAATGCAACACGTTTACACCAACGTCGTTTCGTCACTGCTTCAGGAAATCGTCAACATCTATCCGTCGATCAACCCCCCGACGCTGAGCGCTCATCAGTCCAACAGAGTGTGCAACGCCCTCgctctgctgcagtgtgtggCCTCCCATCCAGAGACGCGGTACGACACGCCACAGCTCTACCGTCTGTGCAGATTCATGACtgtgattcttttttcttttttttcaaaatatttttattgaaaaaaatacaaaacgaTACATCCAATCACAGAAATACAATtgacctttttcctttttcttttttttaacatatatgcATATgtacacagtcacatatacacataaaaacgaaaataaccaaaaaaacaaaacaaagcaaaacaaaaacactgataagaatgtagaagaaaataattaaattaaattacagaGTAAAGTGTAATAAACAATGCACCACGCCCCCACTCAGCACATCACCCAACACACATATTAATGGTTATTTATGTAATACAGTAAGAGGCACACATCCAATCAGGTCGTACCTCTAAATTAGTGAAATAGGAAATAAAGGGTTGCCATTTGTGGAAAAATTTGACTGTACATCCTCTCAACGtgtatttcattttctcaagtttaaaaaaaaacatgatgtcttTGAGCCACTGGGAGATCAACGGATATTTAACAGACTTCCAATGCATGACTGTGATTCTTGTCGTCCTCAGGTCGGCATTTCTGGCCGCTCACATCCCGCTCTTCCTCTACCCGTTCTTGCACACCGTCAGTAAAACCCGACCGTTTGAATACCTCCGCCTCACCAGCTTAGGAGTCATCGGTGAGCAAAAAGTTTTCATGGGTAAAGTGTAAATCTTGTTTTGACAATCTCAGAGCAGAGGCACGTCCGCCCTGAGATCTCAGGCAGCCCCACTAGGGGGACCCAGACCTCAGGTTTGACCACTGCCTTAGAATCTAAAGGACATCTACAAACGCCCTCCTTAGTCAAACCAACATTTCAAATCTGCAGATTTTCTATCAGATAAACACAAACCCACTGAATTCAAACTAAAGTTTAAATGCATCAAATGTGGCGTTATGTCTTTAACGGGTCGTCTCATTGGTTCCTGTCTGCAGGTGCTTTAGTAAAAACAGACGAGCAGGAAGTGATTAACTTCCTGTTGACCACCGAGATCATCCCTTTGTGCCTTCGCATCATGGAGTCGGGCAGCGAGCTCTCCAAGACGGTACGTTACTTTAATTAAGTGACATAATGGATAACAGCTTTcttattgtctgtttttaaatttgttcaTTTATCGATGTTTGTGGTTTCAGGTGGCGACGTTCATCCTGCAGAAGATCCTCCTGGATGACACGGGGCTCGCCTACATCTGTCAGACCTACGAGCGCTTCTCTCACGTCGCCATGATTCTCGTCAGTTTGTCacatctctgttttttgttgttgtttctggttGATTTTGAAGCTGACGATGTCTGAATCGTGTTTCAGGGTAAAATGGTCCTCCAGCTGTCCAAGGAGCCGTCGGCCCGCCTCCTCAAACACGTGGTGAGGTGTTACCTCCGCCTGTCGGACAACTCCAGGTACGCCAGTCAATcaagacgttttttttaaatctctgacaTGATGCAGGGAACGCC from Labrus mixtus chromosome 24, fLabMix1.1, whole genome shotgun sequence includes the following:
- the LOC132959438 gene encoding histone-arginine methyltransferase CARM1-like, encoding MEERSEELSVFSVRVFTLQEEARREEEDMETHEEEVIGERQVRVCRQRGEEELTLLLTSGPEAQQLVVQDASRASVFQFTVSAQTDCCQVGGQSFVVSVGKLSVLLQFKAPSDLKKFQQLMKTETKKRHAEREEGGNEDAERSLIRASYQGYQFHSCLSQQQSLLQDYPRIATYHRAILDNETDFRDKVVLDVRCGSGILSFFAVQAGASRVYAVESTPLAKFTQILVQSNGLSERIRVLEGEVDEVICPEKVDLIISEPMGHMLLGDRLLDGFIRARKWLKPNGLMFPSCADIHLAPFTDEQLYFEHHARAAFWQQRSFYGVNLSALHSPAVDEFFRQPIVDAFDVHVLMARSVKHSINFSEVEEEDFHRVEIPFVFTALQSGLVHGLAFWFDVAYLGSKSTVWLSTSPSEPLTRWSQVRCLLQTPLFVKLGQTLSGSALMIANSRQSYDITITATVDQSGFRSGNILDLKNPYFRMPCWFNS
- the cnot9 gene encoding CCR4-NOT transcription complex subunit 9, giving the protein MLATGAAVTSALAQVDREKIYQWINELSSPETRENALLELSKKRESVPDLAPMLWHSCGTIAGLLQEIVNIYPSINPPTLSAHQSNRVCNALALLQCVASHPETRSAFLAAHIPLFLYPFLHTVSKTRPFEYLRLTSLGVIGALVKTDEQEVINFLLTTEIIPLCLRIMESGSELSKTVATFILQKILLDDTGLAYICQTYERFSHVAMILGKMVLQLSKEPSARLLKHVVRCYLRLSDNSRAREALRQCLPDQLKDTTFAAVLKDDTTTKRWLAQLVKNLQEGQVTDSRGIPLSTQ